One Pagrus major chromosome 11, Pma_NU_1.0 genomic region harbors:
- the s1pr4 gene encoding sphingosine 1-phosphate receptor 4 codes for MDIFSSLTSPSSCPHMYHLPSNPSNATTSASGISHVILRHYNHTGRLQNRTISNSQNHISVAAAVFLFVSIFIILENLLVLVAVISRICNSRRWVYVCIANITLSDLITGAAYVVNICLSGSQTFRLTPALWLFREGMLFVALAASIFSLLLIAVERYTTMMKPLPQKSAKKSYYRIFGLVVLCWLLAMVIGFLPLMGWNCVCSLEGCSTLLPLYSKSYIFFSLIIFFLILLAIGVLYGAIYCHVHKSAQLGPQRSRKRSLALLKTVISIVGVFMLCWGPLFVLLLVDFFCTSRQCALLFSADFCIALAVLNSGLNPIIYALGSSDMRKAIAELLCCCCLRSGLCHPDTFTSKDTSSTSENRRDSLRNSFNKVRNLSVASPPSTPSKPRRAPKKYRLSSTTSCLSVSSG; via the coding sequence ATGGATAtcttctcctccctcacctccccctcctcctgcccccACATGTACCACTTACCCAGTAACCCCAGTAACGCCACCACTTCAGCCAGTGGGATCAGCCATGTGATCCTGCGGCATTACAACCACACCGGCCGCCTGCAGAACAGGACCATCTCAAACAGCCAGAACCACATCAGTGTCGCCGCGGCCGTCTTCCTCTTCGTCAGTATTTTCATCATCCTGGAGAatctgctggtgctggtggccGTCATCTCCCGCATCTGCAACAGCCGGCGCTGGGTTTATGTCTGCATTGCCAACATCACGTTGAGTGACCTCATCACCGGCGCTGCCTATGTGGTCAACATCTGTTTGTCAGGCAGCCAGACGTTTCGCCTCACCCCTGCTCTGTGGCTCTTCAGGGAAGGGATGCTGTTTGTGGCACTAGCAGCATCCATATTCAGCTTACTGCTGATTGCTGTGGAGCGTTACACCACCATGATGAAGCCACTGCCCCAGAAGTCAGCCAAGAAGAGTTACTACAGGATCTTCGGCTTGGTGGTACTCTGCTGGCTTTTGGCGATGGTGATTGGCTTCCTCCCATTGATGGGCTGGAACTGTGTGTGCAGCCTGGAAGGATgctccaccctcctccctctctactCAAAGTCCtacatatttttctctctcatcatattcttcctcatcctcctggcTATTGGCGTACTCTATGGTGCCATCTACTGCCACGTACACAAGAGTGCACAGCTGGGCCCGCAGCGCAGTCGTAAGCGCTCCTTGGCCCTGCTTAAAACTGTGATCTCCATCGTTGGAGTCTTTATGCTCTGCTGGGGGCCACTCTTCGTGCTGTTGCTGGTGGATTTCTTCTGTACCTCCCGCCAGTGTGCTCTGCTGTTCAGTGCAGACTTTTGCATTGCCCTGGCTGTCCTCAACTCCGGCCTGAACCCCATCATCTACGCCCTGGGCAGCAGTGACATGAGGAAGGCTATCGCagagctgctgtgctgctgctgcctgaggTCTGGCCTCTGTCACCCAGACACATTCACATCCAAGGACACCAGCAGCACCTCTGAAAACAGGAGGGACAGCTTGAGAAACAGTTTTAACAAGGTCAGGAATCTGAGCGTGGCCTCCCCACCATCAACGCCCAGCAAGCCTCGCAGAGCACCCAAAAAATACAGGCTGAGCTCCACCACCAGCTGCCTGTCAGTTTCAAGTGGTTAA